A single genomic interval of Acidobacteriota bacterium harbors:
- a CDS encoding PH domain-containing protein gives MRYPERLLTDDEVIVKQFRPHWRMLLIPVLWVIGGIVVVVLGYNVAPSNGTFDLITAGIVVVGLVPVAFIPVVSWWFTSYVLTSERLITRNGILSRSGIEIPLENVNDVKFTQTIFERILKSGDLLYRVSGRKRAEPVR, from the coding sequence ATGCGATATCCAGAACGTTTGCTGACCGATGACGAGGTCATCGTCAAGCAATTCCGGCCCCATTGGCGGATGCTGCTCATCCCGGTCCTGTGGGTGATAGGCGGGATCGTCGTGGTCGTGCTGGGTTACAACGTGGCGCCTTCCAACGGCACCTTTGACCTCATCACGGCTGGCATCGTTGTCGTTGGTCTTGTTCCGGTCGCGTTCATTCCCGTCGTTAGCTGGTGGTTCACATCGTACGTATTGACCTCAGAACGGCTGATAACCCGCAACGGCATCCTCTCGCGCAGCGGCATCGAGATCCCTTTGGAAAACGTGAACGATGTGAAATTCACGCAGACCATCTTTGAGCGCATCCTCAAAAGCGGCGACCTGTTGTATCGAGTCAGCGGGAGAAAGCGGGCAGAGCCGGTTCGTTGA
- a CDS encoding SHOCT domain-containing protein encodes MDKLERLTKLHSDGVISDEEFAQKRQQFLDEL; translated from the coding sequence ATGGACAAACTTGAGCGGCTAACCAAACTCCATTCGGACGGCGTGATCTCTGACGAGGAGTTTGCTCAGAAGCGCCAACAGTTCCTCGACGAGCTCTAA
- a CDS encoding class I SAM-dependent RNA methyltransferase, protein MIELETTDMANGGEAVARANGKTHFVAGAMPGEVVIASITTDKGSWARADLVEIRQASPHRIDPPCKHHGTCGGCQWQFAPIDLQRTWKREILAGQLSHIGSIDPAVVKDILGPSDAYRYRNRMDFKIKDGRLAFARPRSRDLTAIDECHLMSPKIAEIVNRLGPLDGVQQLTVRASQNTDDALIVVKGKIPSHADTWGVDVGHRQRAEFTPVVGTCTMIERIHDTDLRITGDAFFQNNTRGAELLVALVSDILLVDKTDTLLDAYAGGGLFAATVGQTAERVLAIESHPLAVRDLRRNLRVHLGAKAAISRGTVEERVRTLDEYWTKAVVDPPRAGLGAQGVEAVTAALPSRIAYVSCDPASLARDAKLLARAGYRLEHCTPVDMFPQTFHIETVSSFVLEGANSPGDAQD, encoded by the coding sequence ATGATCGAACTCGAAACCACTGATATGGCCAACGGCGGCGAGGCAGTAGCACGCGCCAATGGAAAAACGCACTTTGTAGCCGGAGCCATGCCAGGCGAGGTAGTCATTGCCTCAATCACCACCGACAAGGGGTCATGGGCACGTGCCGACCTCGTCGAAATCAGACAGGCTTCGCCCCACAGAATCGATCCCCCGTGCAAACATCACGGGACATGCGGGGGTTGTCAATGGCAGTTCGCGCCGATCGACTTGCAGCGCACATGGAAACGAGAGATCCTCGCCGGCCAATTGTCGCACATCGGAAGCATCGACCCGGCAGTGGTGAAGGATATTCTGGGGCCGAGTGATGCGTACCGGTACCGAAACCGAATGGATTTCAAGATCAAGGACGGGCGTCTGGCGTTCGCAAGACCACGGAGTCGTGACCTCACAGCCATCGACGAGTGCCATTTGATGTCTCCAAAAATAGCCGAGATCGTAAATCGGCTCGGACCGCTCGACGGCGTGCAGCAACTGACAGTTCGCGCATCGCAAAACACAGACGACGCACTGATTGTGGTTAAGGGCAAGATTCCGTCGCACGCTGACACGTGGGGTGTCGACGTCGGCCACCGCCAGCGGGCGGAGTTCACGCCGGTAGTCGGAACCTGCACGATGATCGAACGCATTCACGACACCGATTTACGCATCACCGGAGATGCGTTTTTCCAGAACAATACGCGTGGCGCAGAACTGCTGGTAGCGCTGGTCTCTGACATCCTCTTGGTAGACAAGACCGACACGTTGCTCGATGCATACGCGGGCGGCGGACTGTTCGCCGCAACTGTCGGCCAGACGGCCGAACGAGTCTTAGCAATCGAGTCACACCCGCTTGCGGTGCGCGACCTGCGCCGCAATCTACGGGTCCATCTCGGTGCCAAGGCAGCAATCTCAAGAGGTACGGTCGAAGAACGAGTTCGCACGCTGGACGAATACTGGACAAAGGCTGTCGTTGATCCCCCCAGAGCGGGTCTCGGCGCGCAGGGCGTCGAAGCGGTAACTGCAGCATTGCCGTCGCGCATCGCATACGTGTCTTGCGACCCGGCGAGCCTTGCCCGTGACGCAAAACTACTGGCCCGGGCCGGGTACAGACTTGAGCATTGCACGCCGGTTGACATGTTCCCCCAGACATTCCACATCGAGACGGTCAGTAGTTTCGTGCTCGAGGGTGCAAACAGCCCGGGTGACGCTCAGGACTGA